Genomic segment of Paenibacillus polymyxa:
GCTTCTTTAGAGTTCAGACCTACCACTTTATCGACAGGCTGTCCGTCTTTGAAGACGATCAGGGTAGGAATACTCATCACGCCGAAACGGGAAGCAGACTCTGGATTTTCATCCACGTTCACCTTCGCGATTTTGACGCTGTCGCCAACTTCTGTGGACAGATCCTCCAGAATAGGAGCGATCATTTTGCAAGGACCGCACCATGGCGCCCAAAAATCAACCAAAACGGTTCCTGTGCCTTCGACTTCTGCGTTGAAGGATTGATCGGACACGTTAACAATTGCCATTGTATGTTCCTCCTTTATAGAAAAGTCAAGATTATTATAACCTGTAATGTCTGTTTCGACACCTTTTAATTATATCACAATAGTCTTTTAATTGTAAGATATCAAAATAGCAGACGGAAAAACGCTTAGCCCCGCTGATTTTTTCCCTTTACGGTAATGACATCTACAAAAGGACGAATCCGGTCCATCAAGCGTTGTCCCTTGTACATTTCCTCTCCGTCCTTACTCGTAAAGCTGAGATGCTTCTCCAGCCCCTGCAATGAGTAATTGGAAGTATAAAAGGTCGGTTTGCGATTCATTCGGTAATTCAATATGGAGCCCATCACATGGTCCCGTACCCACGGGCTTAAATTTTCAGCACCAATATCGTCAAATACGAGCAGATCGCAATTTTTGAGCATTTCGGTCGTTTCCTTCAGCTTCTGCCCGTCCTGAATCATGGACTTTAAGTCCTCCACAAAATCAGGCATATACACGATCACACCGTTCAGACCCGACAGGGCCAGCTCGTGCAATAAATAGCCCATCAAAAAAGTTTTACCCGTACCAAACGTACCTTCCAGATACAGTCCTTTTTTGGATAGACCCTGACTTTTCGTTTCTTCAATGTAACGGAATAGCTGTGTGACGGCAGGCATACGTTGTGAATCTTTGCGCGCAATTTCAAGAGCGTTATATCCCTCGAGAAGGGCGCGTTCATCCACATAAAAGCTTTTAATTCGCTGACGCACCCGTTGTTCATGTTGGGAAGCAACCAACTTCGCACATGGGGTCCGAATGTCCACGATTTCGGCTGTTCCATTCGGATATTCCACGCCCAGCTTGCAAAAGTGGCCCTGAAAATCGTTAGGACATCGTTCCAGCCCCGGACAATTGTCGCAATTTCGACGATCCCGGGTATACTGAAAGAGCATGCTCATGTTGAGTCGCAATTGTGTTTCGTCCACATCAGGATGAGCAGCACAAAACTCCTGCACGAGCGGATCATTTAGAACTTGATCGGCTACATTGCGAGTGCGCTGGCGAAACGAAGGGTTCTGCATCTGCTGTAGCAAATCGCCCAGTGATTCCAAGAACGCTCCTCCTTTCTTAAAATGTGCAGAGTTATGGACACCTTAAAATCTATCTACACCTTTTTCTGTTTTCCGGATTGCATTCGTTCGGCCAGACGCAGCAGTTCATCCAATTCTTCCTCAGATACAGACTCCTCGGAAGGATGATCCTGAACGATTGGAATGGATGGCTTGGCTGGCCCGCTATTTTTGGCATATGCGCGGGATCGACCGCCGGAAGGAGAAGCAGAGGACTGTTTTCCTTTTACCTTGGCTTGATCCCTTATATATTGAACGGCTTTTTCGTAAGTGTTTACCTGCTTAAGCAGCATGTTGGAAGCAACGGCCTCGACAAAGTTGCGGTTAATCCGCTGATCGCTCCCAGATACGAGCAGTGACATCAAATAATGGATCAGCACGTTGATGACTTCACCGGGCAGCTTATAGCTGATATCAATTTTCTCGAATATATCCAGCAGGTTACCGGGAACCGTGCCAGGGAAAAAGGTTTGCAGCAAGCGACGATAAGGCTCGTTGCGCAACATCATATTATACTGGTGAATGTCACATTTGGCTGTGAATTGTGGTGGAACCTCCACATAAAATTCCATTTCCACAGCCTGTTCTGCAGGCGGCTCTTCAGATGTGGAAGTTTCCCTCTGGCGCAAGGCAACCACTTTGGCGGCCTGTACCTGCTGTTCCTCCTGACGCTTCCGATCCTGTCTGGAGTGCTGACTAGCTCGAAGCTGAAGCTCATCGAGCAACAAATCGCCTGCTTCGGTAAAAATACCATCCTCATCCAGCAAGCGACTAATATCCTGTACAGAAAGGTCAAATTTGCGAACAACGTAATTGACCATGCCTAACTGCTCGTGCTCAAACCGAAGACGTTCCACGTGCTTACGATTGGCAGATTCACGCGGAAAACGGAGAATAATATCTGCATAATTCAATGCTTCCTCCGATTCTGACGCTAGTGCCCCAGTCTGACGACTAGTGGACACCTCGGACAGCGCCTGCTCCAGTTCATAATCTATAACATGGGTATTCAGTTCAAATAACTCGTAGAAAGGAATCGAAATATTCTCTTTATTATAGGAAGAATGCGACCATTCGCTAGATTCCCTGCTCCACAACGATTCTCTCAGAGAAAGCACTGCAAACTTACCGATTTTGTCTCTCAACAAAAGGGTGAGATGCTGTGTTCTGAAAAATTCAGCAGGTGCAAGCGGTGGCTGCATCTCATATTCGTACATATAGTCGTCCGTTTCGGGTGCATACAGCCTGGACGTCTGTAACAGACCGACGGCCTCCAGCTTGGAGGTCTGTTCAATCAAATACTTGCGTCCCTTCTCACTCGGCTCCAGTCCCAGTGTCAGAAAAAGGCGACGCTGCTGTTCCAACGGCGAATAACCGATTTGTCCAACTGGCACATGCTGGAACAACAGTCGATACAGACTGACCGCAAATGCGCCTACCATCGGCTGATAGACGCTTCCCAGCATCAATTCATCCAGTGCGCTCAAGCCAAATTCCCGATAAACGCAATAGCGGTGGTTCTCAGTATAGTGCAGCAGGTTTTTCATCCGCATTCCAACATTCTTCCTTTCCTGACATAACGGTCTCCAAGATGTTTTTCTATTCTATCATACTTGCCTTCTCGTGGGACCAACAAAATAAGGGCAATTGTTCTCCTTTTTGGCAGCCATATTCGTCTGAGTTCTACTTTTTTCGAGAATACTAACTATTTTATGACTTTGTGACCTGCATCATGGTAAAAATAAAATTCTTCACACTTCTTTCATTGGTGAAAAGCTTTACTTTGAGCTACAATATAATGGTTAAGCATCACGTATTGGATACAGGAAAGATATAAGGAAGTACACATATTTCGGTTAAGCCGATTATCATTTACAGATCGTAAAGGAGTGTAGATCGTGAGTCAACATCAACCACAACAAACCCCAGCAACACCCAACGAAGTAGCCTCCACACTGGAAGGCTGGTATGCGCTTCACGATTTCCGGTCCATCAACTGGACAGCATGGAAGACCGCAGACGATGAAGAGCGCGCCGGAGCACTGGACGAGCTTCAAGAGTTTATGAAGGAATGGAACGTTACCGAGGAAGCGGGTCTGGGCAGCTCAGCTGTCTATACTGTAGTTGGACAAAAGGCTGATTTTGTCATGATGCACCTGCGCGAAACGCTAGAAGACCTCAATAAACTGGAAAATGACTTTAACAAAACAACCTTCGCCAAATATACAACCAAAACCTATTCTTATGTGAGTGTGGTGGAACTAAGTAATTATTTGAGCAAAGATGAAGATCCAATGCAAAATCCACAAATCGTCGCACGATTGAAGCCCGTATTAAACAAGGCGCGTTATATTTGCTTCTATCCAATGAACAAAAAACGTGACCTGGACGACAACTGGTATATGCTTTCGATGGACGAGCGTCGCACCTTGATGCGCAGCCACGGTTTAATTGGACGCAGCTATGCTGGCAAAGTAAAGCAAATCATTTCCGGTTCCGTCGGCTTTGACGATTGGGAATGGGGCGTAACACTGTTCTCCGATGACGCACTTCAGTTCAAGAAGCTAATCTACGAAATGCGTTTTGATGAAGTCAGTGCCCGTTACGGTGAATTCGGCTCCTTCTATGTCGGCAGCGTGTTGAATGAAGAGACATTTGAAGACATGTTGAAACTGTAAGACGCAGACATCAACTCTTACTGAATAGAACCGAGGATTTCGTGAACTCCCACTTACGGGACGACGGAATCCTTTTTTTATAAGACCTAAAACTATAATAGATAACAAGAACAATGAAAAAAAGGCCTCCGAGCTCCTGTATAAGAGCTGTGGAAACCTTTTTCTGCTCGTATTGTTTTTGCATGTTGACTACTCGTCTGAGGTTAGAAAAACCGCCCTTTTTTCAGTACCAGTGGAATTCCGCCTATGATGAACAGATAGCGGAGATCGACAATTTTTTTCAATTGTGCGGCCACCCAGCCTTTTATTTTGCGTTTGCCCACCACGGCGACGGCTTCGCCTTTTCCAAGCGAAGCAACCGTCCCTTTGTTGGAAAATACGAACTTGTGCAGCTCCTTTTTGCGAAGAGTAGCGGCCAGATTCTTGGCACAAAGGACCCCTTGCTGCATCGCAATTTGGGCAGTCGGTGGATAAGGACGTCCTTCGGGATTAAACATCAGGGAGCTGTCCCCGATAATAAAAATATCATCGTGGCCGGGTGCACGCAGAAAATCGTCGATTTTCACCCTTCCGCGCATCACTTCGAATCCGGCTTTCTCAATTAATCCGTTCCCACGAATCCCTCCCGTCCACACCACCGTGCAGGCTTCGATTTTCTCACCCTCACCAACGATTACACCATCCTGCAAGCATTCCTTAATCGGAATTCCAATGCGGAAGGTGACCCCTTTACGCTTAAGGACATCCATCGCATACTCCACCAGTTCAGGATCGAACCCTGGCAGTGCCGTAGGAGCTGCCTCGACGTTAATGATTTGAATCCGGTTAAAATCGATATCATACGCTCTAGCGAGCTGTGGCAAACGATCCGCCAACTCCGCTACAAACTCAATCCCGCTGAAACCAGCGCCCCCAACGACAAAATTGAGGCGACCTGGCTTACCGTCATTTTTATACAGGGCCAGTTGGTATTCAATATGCTCACGAATCAGGCGAACCGAGTTAATACTGCGAATCGTCAGCGCGAACTTATCCATCCCCGGAATACCGAATGTTTCTGGCTCCCCGCCTAGTCCGATGACCAAATAATCGTAGGACAGCGAGCCATCCTCCAGCACGATTTTTTTCTCCTTTGGTATGATTTCCTTAACCGTTCCTTTGACTAAATCCACCTTGAACTCATCGATTAGCTGAGCAATCGGAATCCTTGAATGTTCAATCGTATCTGTACCTGCCGCGGGCATATGAAGATGTGTCGTAATATAGTGGTAATCATGACGGTTAATCAGCGTGACATCCGCCTCATTGTGCTTGAGCTCCTTTTGCAATTGCTGAGCCGTCAATATACCGCCATATCCGGCGCCCACAATGACAATTTTGGGAATACTGCTCATGCTTCTACCCCTTCCGATATACATAATCATAATCATTAATTGTTCACAGCTGTTCTCTCAAAACGGTTAATTGATACTCACAGAAAAGTCTTCATCAAATATTAATCGCTTTAACTTTGCAAGCGGAACCCAGCAGTTTATAATGATAAACAGTGAATCATGCGTTCGGCGGCTATCTGAACCTCTATGCGGCTGATTCAATATCTACAAATCCCATACTATCCCTTTCGGAGGTGTTTTTAGAGTGACAGCTCAATCCACAGGTGCGGAGATCCGCGATCTGATTATTATCGGAGGCGGTCCAGCCGGTATTTTCGCCGCTTTTTACGGAGGAATGCGTCAGGCATCCGTCACCTTAATTGAAAGTATGCCCCAACTGGGCGGCCAGCTTGCAGCCCTTTATCCTGAAAAATATATTTATGACGTTGCTGGCTTTCCTAAAGTGACTGCACAAGAACTGGTTAACAATTTGGTTCAACAAATGAACCACTTTAATCCAGAGGTGCAGCTAGAAGAGAAAGTCGTATCGTTAGAGAAAAAGGAAGAACGCCACTTCATTGTAAAAACAGACAAAGGTGGCGAGTATCATGGTAAAGCGGTTATTATTACCGCTGGTGTTGGTGCTTTCGAGCCGCGCAGACTGGATCTTCCA
This window contains:
- the dnaI gene encoding primosomal protein DnaI; the encoded protein is MESLGDLLQQMQNPSFRQRTRNVADQVLNDPLVQEFCAAHPDVDETQLRLNMSMLFQYTRDRRNCDNCPGLERCPNDFQGHFCKLGVEYPNGTAEIVDIRTPCAKLVASQHEQRVRQRIKSFYVDERALLEGYNALEIARKDSQRMPAVTQLFRYIEETKSQGLSKKGLYLEGTFGTGKTFLMGYLLHELALSGLNGVIVYMPDFVEDLKSMIQDGQKLKETTEMLKNCDLLVFDDIGAENLSPWVRDHVMGSILNYRMNRKPTFYTSNYSLQGLEKHLSFTSKDGEEMYKGQRLMDRIRPFVDVITVKGKNQRG
- the trxA gene encoding thioredoxin, encoding MAIVNVSDQSFNAEVEGTGTVLVDFWAPWCGPCKMIAPILEDLSTEVGDSVKIAKVNVDENPESASRFGVMSIPTLIVFKDGQPVDKVVGLNSKEALKSMLTKHQ
- the hemQ gene encoding hydrogen peroxide-dependent heme synthase — translated: MSQHQPQQTPATPNEVASTLEGWYALHDFRSINWTAWKTADDEERAGALDELQEFMKEWNVTEEAGLGSSAVYTVVGQKADFVMMHLRETLEDLNKLENDFNKTTFAKYTTKTYSYVSVVELSNYLSKDEDPMQNPQIVARLKPVLNKARYICFYPMNKKRDLDDNWYMLSMDERRTLMRSHGLIGRSYAGKVKQIISGSVGFDDWEWGVTLFSDDALQFKKLIYEMRFDEVSARYGEFGSFYVGSVLNEETFEDMLKL
- a CDS encoding DnaD domain protein, with protein sequence MRMKNLLHYTENHRYCVYREFGLSALDELMLGSVYQPMVGAFAVSLYRLLFQHVPVGQIGYSPLEQQRRLFLTLGLEPSEKGRKYLIEQTSKLEAVGLLQTSRLYAPETDDYMYEYEMQPPLAPAEFFRTQHLTLLLRDKIGKFAVLSLRESLWSRESSEWSHSSYNKENISIPFYELFELNTHVIDYELEQALSEVSTSRQTGALASESEEALNYADIILRFPRESANRKHVERLRFEHEQLGMVNYVVRKFDLSVQDISRLLDEDGIFTEAGDLLLDELQLRASQHSRQDRKRQEEQQVQAAKVVALRQRETSTSEEPPAEQAVEMEFYVEVPPQFTAKCDIHQYNMMLRNEPYRRLLQTFFPGTVPGNLLDIFEKIDISYKLPGEVINVLIHYLMSLLVSGSDQRINRNFVEAVASNMLLKQVNTYEKAVQYIRDQAKVKGKQSSASPSGGRSRAYAKNSGPAKPSIPIVQDHPSEESVSEEELDELLRLAERMQSGKQKKV
- a CDS encoding NAD(P)/FAD-dependent oxidoreductase, encoding MSSIPKIVIVGAGYGGILTAQQLQKELKHNEADVTLINRHDYHYITTHLHMPAAGTDTIEHSRIPIAQLIDEFKVDLVKGTVKEIIPKEKKIVLEDGSLSYDYLVIGLGGEPETFGIPGMDKFALTIRSINSVRLIREHIEYQLALYKNDGKPGRLNFVVGGAGFSGIEFVAELADRLPQLARAYDIDFNRIQIINVEAAPTALPGFDPELVEYAMDVLKRKGVTFRIGIPIKECLQDGVIVGEGEKIEACTVVWTGGIRGNGLIEKAGFEVMRGRVKIDDFLRAPGHDDIFIIGDSSLMFNPEGRPYPPTAQIAMQQGVLCAKNLAATLRKKELHKFVFSNKGTVASLGKGEAVAVVGKRKIKGWVAAQLKKIVDLRYLFIIGGIPLVLKKGRFF